Proteins from one Abyssisolibacter fermentans genomic window:
- a CDS encoding HAMP domain-containing sensor histidine kinase has translation MNKKPIIRIVSCLIIILIARIVLIDVLDKINVLTTNYINVIDNEISIDDNFESIYAINNLKYNNGVLDFNIKPDNNEYTLFIRLLTFHHEIYLNNKLYSQNIDQDKKQYNQNFAYKTIEIKDISNIRIYGDSLEKLEFFIAKRDIMDSAVEKRTIYYTIKLMSLFLLVMLFIIMFLNDKKEKCFIVFVLVGMTSIIKSIALGELPVLARLLDVNITNYCIYGNITTVVNTLLPIIIMLNLFEIKLTKKIYKYISVILLFTVIILSIDFSKYYYKVFIAFSFVNISITIYGATYKKSYYKVIVLNGIIYFSLAVYQLNVMNGNLRTGVLHFYTSTGYIGAIIYLIGFAIVFIKKYKSRIKESIEIKKELERITLLRGISHDLKLPLSVIKISSQMIESQKLNCKQIKEFANDITQEVNILEKMTDNINAYLKLGYKDGKDYHTSVKAVFKRIEKDFNLINYNNKYDFSVLYDNKDYYVNIDELELYRLLYNLLDNSFKYCNDYDRILISYKVEDRLVITVEDTGIGMDSEQANKIFSPFYRLDKSRTKEGLGLGLSVVKGIVDECGGDISIKSEIGKGTKVIILLQFTTKTI, from the coding sequence ATGAATAAAAAACCTATAATAAGAATAGTATCATGTTTGATTATAATATTAATAGCGAGAATTGTACTTATTGATGTACTAGATAAAATAAATGTATTAACAACAAACTATATAAATGTGATTGATAATGAAATATCTATAGATGATAATTTTGAAAGCATTTATGCCATAAACAATTTAAAATATAATAATGGTGTATTGGATTTTAACATAAAACCTGATAACAATGAGTATACACTTTTTATTAGGTTGCTGACATTTCATCATGAAATATATTTAAATAATAAGTTATATAGTCAGAACATTGACCAAGATAAAAAACAATATAACCAAAATTTTGCTTATAAAACGATTGAGATTAAAGACATATCAAATATAAGGATTTATGGTGATAGTCTAGAAAAATTAGAATTTTTTATAGCTAAAAGAGATATTATGGATAGTGCTGTTGAGAAAAGAACAATATACTATACAATTAAATTGATGAGTCTTTTTTTACTTGTGATGCTTTTTATCATTATGTTTTTGAATGATAAAAAAGAAAAGTGTTTTATTGTTTTTGTTTTAGTAGGGATGACTTCGATAATAAAAAGTATTGCACTGGGTGAATTGCCCGTACTAGCAAGATTGTTAGATGTGAACATAACTAATTATTGTATATATGGAAATATAACAACAGTGGTTAATACCCTTTTACCAATAATTATAATGCTAAATTTGTTTGAGATAAAATTAACTAAGAAAATTTATAAATATATATCTGTAATATTATTATTTACTGTTATAATTTTATCTATTGACTTTTCAAAGTATTATTATAAAGTATTTATTGCTTTTTCTTTTGTAAATATAAGCATAACTATATATGGAGCTACATATAAAAAAAGTTACTATAAAGTAATCGTTTTAAATGGCATTATATATTTTTCTCTAGCAGTCTATCAATTAAATGTAATGAATGGTAATTTAAGAACAGGAGTTTTACATTTTTATACTAGTACTGGATATATTGGTGCTATAATTTATCTTATTGGATTTGCTATAGTTTTTATAAAAAAGTACAAAAGTAGAATAAAAGAATCAATAGAGATAAAAAAGGAGCTTGAAAGAATCACTCTTTTAAGAGGGATAAGCCATGATTTAAAGTTACCATTAAGTGTGATAAAAATAAGTAGTCAAATGATAGAAAGTCAGAAGCTAAATTGTAAGCAGATAAAAGAATTTGCTAATGATATAACACAGGAAGTAAATATATTGGAAAAAATGACGGATAACATAAATGCATATCTCAAGCTTGGTTATAAAGATGGAAAGGATTATCACACAAGTGTAAAAGCTGTTTTTAAAAGGATTGAAAAAGATTTTAATTTAATAAATTATAACAATAAGTATGACTTTAGTGTATTATACGACAACAAGGATTATTATGTTAATATAGATGAACTTGAATTGTATAGATTACTTTATAATTTACTTGATAATTCTTTTAAATACTGTAATGATTACGATAGAATATTAATAAGTTATAAAGTAGAGGACAGACTAGTGATTACAGTTGAAGATACAGGAATTGGAATGGATTCTGAGCAAGCTAATAAGATTTTTTCTCCATTTTACAGACTTGATAAAAGCAGAACTAAAGAAGGTTTAGGTTTGGGTCTTAGCGTTGTAAAAGGCATAGTTGATGAATGTGGTGGAGATATATCCATAAAATCTGAAATTGGTAAAGGTACAAAAGTAATAATATTATTACAATTTACTACTAAAACTATATAA